A stretch of DNA from Pelosinus sp. IPA-1:
TCGGAGAAAATAAAGAAAGTCCTTCCCTCGACATGACAGGTCCCCTCACAATAATGCCAATGGCCATTGCTAATTTTCCATTTTCAGAAGCATAACACTTCGCGATGGTGTCTTCGACTAAGGACAATATTTTATCTTTATCTATTTTCCGAATATCATGACAGATCTCTTCGGCAACTTCTAATTCCCCATTGATCAAATACCCTTTAATTTCTTTCGAACGAATGTCAACAATAATCATGTTAACCATTTCAGAATTAGCCTTAAGGAGTACAGGGCGTCTACCGCCACTATATTCACCAACCATATATTCTTGAATCAAACCGGCTTCAATGAGTTTGCCCGAAACGTTCGTTACGGTGGGTGCAGTTAAACCTGTCAATTTGGCAATATCTACACGAGATATAGGTCCACGTCTTCGAATCATATTAACAACAAGGGACTCATTAAGACCGCCCATTACTTTTACATTTGTAGTTACACCTTCCATATTACACCTACATATCACTTTCATTTATTTTTTGTCACCAGAATGTAACGCACATTCACTATGTTCATAATTATATAAATATAAAATTAAATTGTCTATACCATTTAATTTAATTCTTAATTAACAAGACAAGTATGGGCTAACTCTTCGCTATTAAGGAGAGCATGAATATGTCATGCCTTCTGATTCTAAACATATAAAAAGCACCTAATTTTCCCTAATGAAATCAGGTGCTCACTAAATCTATTCTTCTTTTGGCGTTTCTACAACATACACTTTCACTGACTTAATACCAAAATCAATAGCTTTATCCCGATTCATAATAGCAGTATCAATGCGATTGCCTTTGATTGCGCCACCGGTACCTTCTGCTATCTTATACTCACCATGACCATCAGGATACTCAACGTATAACGAGAACCTAAGGGATTTACCATGATTTATATGTTTCACATGGATTTCCTCCTTTACGAGGTTATTATCCATAGTATCTACTAATTTATTTTGGTATTCTAGGTAATTTTTAGAGATAATTAAAATATTGAACCACAAAAACACAAAGACCACTATGGAACGTCTCCTTGTGTGACGCGATAGCGGCATTGTGCCTTAGTGGTCAAAACTGATTATATTCTATTTACAGTTTGTATAAATTTTTTAAAACCTGCCATACCTTGTTCATTTCTTTTGAAAACACCAGCATCTTCTAAAACTCGGAGGAATTTAGCTGCTGTCTCTTTTTTTATAAGTTCTTCTACATTCCCCTGATTTGCGATTTCTTTGTATTTTTCAGAAAGTTCTTCAGCCCATACTTGATGATATTCTGCTACATTACACTCTTCACCTAGTATCTGCTTTTTCACTTCTTCTAATTCTTGAATCAGTCTTGCTGGCAGCACGGCCAATCCCATGACTTCAATGAGGCCAATATTTTCTTTTTTAATATGCTGTACATCTTTGTGAGGATGGAAAATTCCCAGCGAATGTTCCTCATTTGTGCGATTATTTCGGAGTACGAGATCAAGCTCAAATAATTCATTCCGTTTACGTGCAATGGGAGTAATTGTATTGTGTGGTGTTTCCCCTGTATAAGCTAAAATATCTAGAGATGGATCACTATACTGCCTCCAAGAATGTAAAATACAATCCCCTGCATCAACCAATTCCTTCACATCTTTACCTCGCAAGCGAAGGACAGACATAGGCCATTTCACAATGGCGCAGGTAACACCTGGAAACTGGTTTAATTGAAACGGATACTCATCTGCTGCCCGCTCCATGGCAAATTCATAGCGCCCTCCTTGGTAATGATCATGAGATAAAATCGAACCTCCAACAATTGGTAAATCTGCATTGGAACCAACAAAATAATGGGGAAACTTCTCAACAAAAGACACTAAGCGCACCAGTCCTTGACGATCAATTTTCATATCCCGATGCTCATTCGAAAGGACAATGCAGTGCTCATTATAATAGACATAAGGGGAATATTGAAGAAACCAAGGTTCACCGACAAGCTCGATTCGTACTAAGCGATGATTCGAGCGAGCAGGATGCCCAATTCGTCCAGCATAACCTTCATTCTCCACACACAGTAAACACTTGGGGTAATTTGTGCTTTTTACCCCTTTTTCTTTCATAATATCTTTAGGATTTTTTTCTGGCTTGGATAAATTAATTGTAATATCTAAGGTGCCGTATTCCGTTTTTGACTGATAACTTATATTTTTTGCAATCCGTTTGGTTTGTATATAGTTACTATTTTTACTCAACTTATAAAAATAATTAGTTGCCTCAATACCATTCTCTTTATATTTCTCATAGAAAATTTTATTGACCTCAGAAGGTTTTGGCATAAAGCAATTGACAATATTACTTGCAAGTATTTCTTTTTCATCAAAGAGATCTTCAATCACTTCATTCCTAACTGCATACTCTACTATCTCTTCTAATAGATCGGCTATTGTTGGTTCGCCCTGCAGCCTATCAGTTACCACAAAATCATTCATTCCAAGGAGATATAGAATTTGATTTCTTACATAGATCTCATCTTCTGATTCTATAAATTCTAAAGTAATTGCACATTCAATTAGTTGTTGAATGATTTGATATATATTCATTCTCGAATCTCCTTATTCACCTTCATATCCAGCTGGATGACTTTGATGCCATTTCCAAGCATCTGCTATAATTTGATGAATCAAAGTGCGCTTTGGTTGCCAACCTAATATTTTCTTCGCTTTATCAGAGGAAGCGATTAAGGTACTTGGATCACCAGCTCTTCTTTCTCCTATTTTTGCTGGAATTGGATGCCCCGTAACTTCCCTTGCTGCCTCGATAATCTGTCTAACTGAAAAACCTTGGCTACTACCAAGATTAAATATATTGCTGTCTCCCTGGTTCTCTAAATAATGCATCGCTAATATATGAGCTTCAATTAAATCTTCCACATGGATATAATCTCGAATACAAGTCCCATCTTCTGTATCATAATCCTCGCCGAAAACTGTAATATACTCCCGTTTGCCTAGTGGGACTTGCAATACTAACGGAATCAAGTGAGTTTCCGTAGCATGATCTTCACCAATTTCCCCCTGATCCCGAGCCCCTGCTACATTAAAATAACGCAGTGATACATATTTGATCCCATAGGCAGAGTCACACCATTTCATTAGTTTTTCCATGGTTAGCTTCGTTTCCCCGTAAGCATTCGTAGGGTTCGTGGGCATATCTTCTGTTATCGGTACTTCCTTAGGTTCGCCATAAGTTGCTGCCGTAGAAGAAAATACAATTTTGTTTACGCCAAATTCATTCATAACTTCTAAAAGTACTTGCGTTCCATACACATTATTGCCAAAGTACTTTATCGGATTTGTCATGGATTCTCCCACAATTGAATTGGCGGCAAAATGAATTACTACTTCAATCTTTTCCTTTTGGAAGACGCTTCGTAAAAACTCTTTTTCCCGGATATCCCCTTTATAAAAAACTGCCTTAGAAGGAACAGCTTGTTCATGACCTGTTTCTAAATTATCTACTACGACTACCTTATATTCCTTTTCTAGTAACTGGTGCACTGCATGAGATCCAATATAACCTGCTCCGCCTAATACTAAAATACTCATGATATGGCCTCCTAATAATTTTCTGGCTCTCTATTTTAGAATAATTAGTTTACTCTTATAGCATAAACTCTTTCAACGAAAAATCAAGAACTCCTTTTTCTGAAAAGTTAAAAAAGTAATCTGAATACTATATACCTATGACTAATCTAGGTATTCTTACTGTCAAATAAATAGGCGCAACATATAGTATAGTAAGGTATTTTTAATAGAAAATGCCCAAGAGGGGGAAATAGGATGAGTGGTCAGAATACAAGAACTTCCCTTGGTCTGAGTGAAAACATAGAAGCAATATTATCTTATGTTTTTGGTTGGTTAACTGGAGCCATATTCCTTGTATTAGAAAAGGAAAATAAGTTTGTTCGATTCCATGCCCTACAGTCCTTGGTAACTTTTCTTGGCTTATTTATTTTATCAACCGTGATACGACTTATACCCATTCTAGGGTTGTTACTTTCACCACTGATTGCCATAGCATCTATGGTTTTATGGTTAGTTTTACTCTATAAAGCATATATAGGGGAAAAATACAAATTACCAGTTATCGGTACTTGGGTGGAAAAGCAAATTGACAAAGAATGAAGGAAAACCTGAAAAGGGTATTGTACCAAGTATCAGTTGACACTTGGCACAATACCCTTCTATCTAAATATTTTTTTATTCCCCTAGCACTTCTGAAAAATAGATTACGCTTACAATATCGTTAGGTGATATTGATTTAGCATAAAGCGTTTCAAAAAACTTAATTAGTTCTTCGGTTGTCGTAATCGTAGGATTTTGATGAACTAAGTCCTCTGCCGTCAATTGAGAAAACTTTTTAATATGTACCTTATCAATAATCGCCTGGTACATTTTTTTTCTAGGACTTAATTTTTTTCCGAAAGTAATCCACACTAGAGAATTTTCTGCATATACTTCCCTTAAATCCCCTAAGCGAACCGTACAGTTCTTAATACGACTCTGTAATAACTCCTCATGATGTGACGACTGAAAATTTAATGCAAACATAATGTTTCCTCCTCGAAGTAAATATTTAGTAAATCTACATTTTATTTTCCATGAAGCAGAAGCTCCCCCTTACTATCCTAAATACATTAAACATATAGCATAGGTTATAGGATGGGTATGGAAAACACTAGGTTACACAGTAATGGCGGAGCGTGATAATTATATATAGACAAAATGACACTAAGAACTTATGTCTTTAGCGCCATTGCTTTTTTGAAATGAAGTTATAACTGCCACCGAACAATCTATTTTGTTTAAGTATATCATCCCTCTTGCTTGCCGTCTATATTATATATCATAATTCAACTACTCATTCGAATTTTTAAAAATCTTTAGGCAATTATACCGACCTGTCACATCTACGTCACACATTTAGGATACTATTACTTTAGTACTTTAGTTTTTGATTCACTTAATTACCAAAGAACGATCTCTACCAAGTAAGATGAATTCTTCCTTTGTCCGATGGCACTTTACTTCTTAAAAAACATTTGATACAATCGTATTACCTCTTTGGGCAACTTAACGTTAGAGAAGGAGACCCTATTATGAAAATAATGAATGCCATTTTTGACTGGTCCTACAGTATTATAATAGCCTTTACCTGCGCCTTACTGATTAACGCATTTTTGTTCCAGCCGACTCGCGTACAAGGCAGTTCTATGGAGCCTACCTTACAAAATGATAATTATTTATTTGTTTCTAAGGTATCCCACACTTTAAGGCAACTACCAGATTACAGCGATATTGTCATCATTGATAGTCGCGTACTAAGGGAACGAACTTGGAAAGATGATTTAGTTGATCCTATGAATACCTATTTAGGCATGCTGAAACTCGTTGACCAATCTGCTGATCACCACATTTGGGTCAAAAGAATTATTGGTAAACCAGGAGATGTACTAGAGTTTAAAGACAATAAAGTATTCAGAAATGGTATTGCTTTAGAAGAACCTTATACAAAAGAACTTATGCTTTATAGTTCTGAGAAAAAAATCACGGTTCCAGAAGACCACGTATTCGTCATGGGTGATAATCGCAACAATAGCAGTGACAGTCG
This window harbors:
- a CDS encoding ASCH domain-containing protein; this translates as MFALNFQSSHHEELLQSRIKNCTVRLGDLREVYAENSLVWITFGKKLSPRKKMYQAIIDKVHIKKFSQLTAEDLVHQNPTITTTEELIKFFETLYAKSISPNDIVSVIYFSEVLGE
- a CDS encoding DUF4870 domain-containing protein, producing the protein MSGQNTRTSLGLSENIEAILSYVFGWLTGAIFLVLEKENKFVRFHALQSLVTFLGLFILSTVIRLIPILGLLLSPLIAIASMVLWLVLLYKAYIGEKYKLPVIGTWVEKQIDKE
- a CDS encoding 3D domain-containing protein: MKHINHGKSLRFSLYVEYPDGHGEYKIAEGTGGAIKGNRIDTAIMNRDKAIDFGIKSVKVYVVETPKEE
- the galE gene encoding UDP-glucose 4-epimerase GalE; amino-acid sequence: MSILVLGGAGYIGSHAVHQLLEKEYKVVVVDNLETGHEQAVPSKAVFYKGDIREKEFLRSVFQKEKIEVVIHFAANSIVGESMTNPIKYFGNNVYGTQVLLEVMNEFGVNKIVFSSTAATYGEPKEVPITEDMPTNPTNAYGETKLTMEKLMKWCDSAYGIKYVSLRYFNVAGARDQGEIGEDHATETHLIPLVLQVPLGKREYITVFGEDYDTEDGTCIRDYIHVEDLIEAHILAMHYLENQGDSNIFNLGSSQGFSVRQIIEAAREVTGHPIPAKIGERRAGDPSTLIASSDKAKKILGWQPKRTLIHQIIADAWKWHQSHPAGYEGE
- the lepB gene encoding signal peptidase I, with the translated sequence MKIMNAIFDWSYSIIIAFTCALLINAFLFQPTRVQGSSMEPTLQNDNYLFVSKVSHTLRQLPDYSDIVIIDSRVLRERTWKDDLVDPMNTYLGMLKLVDQSADHHIWVKRIIGKPGDVLEFKDNKVFRNGIALEEPYTKELMLYSSEKKITVPEDHVFVMGDNRNNSSDSRFIGPVPINQVLGKVVLKL
- the galT gene encoding UDP-glucose--hexose-1-phosphate uridylyltransferase translates to MNIYQIIQQLIECAITLEFIESEDEIYVRNQILYLLGMNDFVVTDRLQGEPTIADLLEEIVEYAVRNEVIEDLFDEKEILASNIVNCFMPKPSEVNKIFYEKYKENGIEATNYFYKLSKNSNYIQTKRIAKNISYQSKTEYGTLDITINLSKPEKNPKDIMKEKGVKSTNYPKCLLCVENEGYAGRIGHPARSNHRLVRIELVGEPWFLQYSPYVYYNEHCIVLSNEHRDMKIDRQGLVRLVSFVEKFPHYFVGSNADLPIVGGSILSHDHYQGGRYEFAMERAADEYPFQLNQFPGVTCAIVKWPMSVLRLRGKDVKELVDAGDCILHSWRQYSDPSLDILAYTGETPHNTITPIARKRNELFELDLVLRNNRTNEEHSLGIFHPHKDVQHIKKENIGLIEVMGLAVLPARLIQELEEVKKQILGEECNVAEYHQVWAEELSEKYKEIANQGNVEELIKKETAAKFLRVLEDAGVFKRNEQGMAGFKKFIQTVNRI